Proteins co-encoded in one Paracoccus aestuarii genomic window:
- a CDS encoding cytochrome ubiquinol oxidase subunit I: MDPLILSRIQFAANISFHILFPTITIALGWVLLFFKLRFNRTGDEKWMDAYRFWVKVFALSFALGVVSGITMSFQFGTNWPGFMEAVGNVAGPLLAYEIMTAFFLEAAFLGIMLFGFRRVPGWLHTGATALVAFGTTLSAFWILVLNSWMHTPAGYELRDGVVHATDWFAIIFNPSMPYRFVHMLLASGLTVAFLIAGFSAIRWLWGDRSAEIRATQRFGAWMGAILIPMQIFAGDMHGLNTLEHQPAKVAAMEGNWETQGRVPLVLFALPDEAARENRAEIAIPGMASLILKHDLDGVVPGLNDFVAADGSIEHPPVAPVFFSFRVMVGIGFAMLALSWSSLWLMRKKRGGVEGLPKPWLYAFVGMAFSGWVATLAGWYVTEIGRQPWLVTGVLTTSEAVGPVTGGMVATTLTAYLAVYALLMAAYLGTLTYLARKAARHDPLSPAIPKPDAGVRALQPAE; encoded by the coding sequence ATGGACCCGCTGATCCTGTCGCGAATCCAGTTCGCGGCCAACATCTCGTTCCACATCCTGTTCCCGACCATCACCATCGCCCTGGGCTGGGTGCTGCTGTTCTTCAAGCTGCGCTTCAACCGCACGGGCGACGAGAAATGGATGGACGCCTATCGCTTCTGGGTGAAGGTCTTCGCCCTGTCCTTCGCGCTCGGCGTGGTGTCGGGCATCACCATGTCCTTCCAGTTCGGCACCAACTGGCCCGGCTTCATGGAGGCCGTGGGCAATGTCGCGGGCCCGCTGCTGGCCTATGAGATCATGACGGCCTTCTTCCTGGAGGCGGCGTTCCTGGGGATCATGCTCTTCGGGTTCCGCCGCGTGCCGGGCTGGCTGCATACCGGCGCGACGGCGCTGGTGGCCTTCGGCACGACGCTGTCGGCCTTCTGGATCCTGGTCCTGAACAGCTGGATGCACACCCCCGCCGGATACGAGCTGCGCGACGGCGTAGTCCATGCGACTGACTGGTTCGCGATCATCTTCAACCCCTCGATGCCCTACCGCTTCGTGCATATGCTGCTGGCCTCGGGCCTGACCGTGGCCTTCCTGATCGCGGGCTTCTCGGCCATCCGCTGGCTCTGGGGCGACCGCAGCGCCGAGATCCGCGCCACCCAGCGCTTCGGCGCCTGGATGGGCGCGATCCTGATCCCGATGCAGATCTTCGCGGGCGACATGCACGGCCTGAACACGCTGGAGCATCAGCCCGCCAAGGTCGCCGCGATGGAGGGCAACTGGGAGACCCAGGGCCGCGTGCCGCTGGTCCTGTTCGCCCTGCCCGACGAGGCCGCGCGCGAGAACCGGGCCGAGATCGCGATCCCCGGCATGGCGTCGCTGATCCTCAAGCACGACCTGGACGGCGTGGTGCCGGGGCTGAACGATTTCGTGGCCGCCGACGGCAGTATCGAACACCCGCCCGTGGCGCCGGTCTTCTTCTCGTTCCGGGTGATGGTGGGCATCGGCTTTGCGATGCTGGCTTTGTCCTGGTCCTCGCTGTGGCTGATGCGCAAGAAGCGCGGCGGCGTCGAGGGTCTGCCCAAGCCCTGGCTCTATGCCTTCGTCGGCATGGCGTTCTCGGGCTGGGTCGCCACCTTGGCGGGCTGGTACGTGACCGAGATCGGGCGTCAGCCCTGGCTGGTCACGGGCGTGCTGACCACCTCCGAGGCGGTGGGCCCGGTCACCGGCGGCATGGTCGCCACGACCCTGACGGCCTATCTGGCGGTCTATGCGCTGCTGATGGCGGCCTATCTGGGCACGCTGACCTATCTGGCCCGCAAGGCGGCGCGGCACGACCCCCTGTCCCCCGCCATCCCCAAACCCGATGCCGGCGTGCGCGCCCTGCAACCCGCGGAGTGA
- a CDS encoding GbsR/MarR family transcriptional regulator: MNISALRQEFILHFGEMGSRWGINRTVGQVYALLFLADDPLCADEIVAALGFSRSNVSMALKELQSWNLVRLRHRPDDRREFFATPDDLWEIVRTLIAERRKREIDPTLTKLRELSMTEPDAADAAAHARIAELRELIEQMTRFHDDLARFETERLIALLSMGAKLGRIVDGAGRLIPIRRQKP, translated from the coding sequence ATGAACATATCTGCCCTCCGCCAGGAATTCATCCTGCATTTCGGCGAAATGGGGTCGCGGTGGGGCATCAACCGCACCGTGGGCCAGGTCTATGCCCTGCTGTTTCTGGCCGATGACCCGCTTTGCGCCGACGAGATCGTCGCGGCCCTGGGCTTCTCCCGCTCCAACGTCTCGATGGCGCTGAAGGAGCTGCAAAGCTGGAACCTGGTCCGCCTGCGCCACCGGCCCGATGACCGGCGCGAATTCTTCGCCACCCCCGACGACCTGTGGGAGATCGTCCGCACCCTGATCGCCGAACGCCGCAAGCGCGAGATCGACCCGACGCTGACCAAGCTGCGCGAGCTGTCGATGACCGAACCCGACGCCGCCGATGCCGCCGCCCATGCCCGCATCGCCGAACTGCGCGAGCTGATCGAGCAGATGACCCGCTTTCACGACGACCTGGCCCGGTTCGAGACGGAACGCCTGATCGCCCTTCTCAGCATGGGCGCGAAACTGGGCCGCATCGTCGACGGCGCGGGCCGCCTGATCCCCATCCGCAGACAGAAACCCTGA